The proteins below are encoded in one region of Micromonospora sp. DSM 45708:
- a CDS encoding carbohydrate ABC transporter permease: MSDLPLIQADRAVPPPAATTTTGGRGRRLRLLSGTDRVVITLMVLVPLLLVLALVWLPAAATVLLSGTDWDGIGPLGEIDWVGWRNYDDVVNNYPPFVPAVQNNLLWLAALFVVATPLGMFLAVLLDKELRGSRFYQTALYLPVVLSLALVGFIWQLIYSRDQGLLNGVFGGDTDWYGDPHVNIWAVLVAAGWRHVGYVMLLYLAGLKGVDPSLREAAAVDGSSETSTFFRVVFPVMRPINIIVLVVTVIESLRAFDLVWVINKGRNGLELISALVTQNVVGEASRIGFGSALATIMLAVSLIFITVYLWTVMREDKR; the protein is encoded by the coding sequence ATGTCCGACCTGCCCCTGATCCAAGCGGATCGCGCCGTGCCGCCACCGGCCGCGACCACCACCACCGGTGGTCGCGGTCGACGGCTACGGCTCCTGTCCGGCACCGACCGCGTGGTGATCACGCTGATGGTGCTGGTACCCCTGCTGCTCGTCCTCGCCCTGGTCTGGCTGCCCGCGGCGGCGACCGTGCTGCTCTCCGGCACGGACTGGGACGGCATCGGCCCGCTCGGCGAGATCGACTGGGTCGGGTGGCGGAACTACGACGACGTGGTGAACAACTACCCGCCGTTCGTCCCCGCGGTGCAGAACAACCTGCTCTGGCTGGCCGCGCTCTTCGTGGTCGCCACCCCGCTCGGCATGTTCCTCGCCGTGCTGCTGGACAAGGAACTGCGCGGCAGCCGGTTCTACCAGACCGCGCTCTACCTGCCGGTGGTGCTCTCGCTGGCGCTTGTCGGCTTCATCTGGCAGCTCATCTACAGCCGGGACCAGGGCCTGCTCAACGGCGTGTTCGGCGGCGACACCGACTGGTACGGCGACCCGCACGTCAACATCTGGGCGGTGCTGGTGGCCGCCGGTTGGCGGCACGTCGGCTACGTCATGCTGCTCTACCTGGCCGGTCTGAAGGGCGTCGACCCGTCGCTGCGGGAGGCCGCCGCCGTGGACGGCTCCTCGGAGACCAGCACGTTCTTCCGGGTCGTCTTCCCGGTGATGCGCCCGATCAACATCATCGTGCTGGTGGTGACCGTGATCGAGTCGCTGCGCGCGTTCGACCTGGTCTGGGTCATCAACAAGGGCCGCAACGGGCTGGAACTGATCTCGGCGCTGGTCACCCAGAACGTGGTCGGCGAGGCGAGTCGGATCGGCTTCGGCTCCGCGCTGGCCACCATCATGCTCGCCGTCTCCCTGATCTTCATCACCGTCTACCTCTGGACCGTCATGCGGGAGGACAAGCGATGA
- a CDS encoding carbohydrate ABC transporter permease: MTAAVSPGRRRPLRPARVVLHLFLGTIAVGWLFPLFWAVLTSFRSYQYTAVHGYVSFGGWTIDNYVTAWRTAEFGRHFLNSVYITVPAVLLTLFLASCVAFVIARFSWKLNIALLGLFTAANLLPQQALLIPLFRMFTQIPLPAWMSDSELLYDSYWGLILVNVAFQCGFCVFVLSNYMKALPHELYEAAMVDGASVWRQYWQVTMPLCRPALAALATLEVTWIYNEFFWATVLMRTGDKFPVTSSLNNLRGQFFTDNNLVSAGSVLVAIPTLVIFFLLQKQFVRGLTLGASKG; the protein is encoded by the coding sequence ATGACCGCCGCCGTCTCCCCCGGCCGCCGCCGGCCGCTGCGGCCGGCCCGGGTGGTGCTGCACCTCTTCCTGGGTACGATCGCCGTCGGCTGGTTGTTCCCGCTGTTCTGGGCGGTGCTCACCTCGTTCCGCTCGTACCAGTACACCGCCGTGCACGGCTACGTCTCGTTCGGCGGCTGGACGATCGACAACTACGTCACCGCGTGGCGGACCGCCGAGTTCGGCAGGCACTTCCTCAACTCGGTCTACATCACCGTGCCGGCGGTGCTGCTCACGCTCTTCCTCGCCTCCTGTGTGGCGTTCGTGATCGCCCGGTTCAGTTGGAAGCTCAACATCGCGCTGCTGGGCCTCTTCACCGCCGCGAACCTGCTGCCGCAGCAGGCGCTGCTGATCCCGCTGTTCCGGATGTTCACCCAGATCCCGCTGCCGGCCTGGATGAGCGACTCGGAGCTGCTCTACGACAGCTACTGGGGGCTGATCCTGGTCAACGTCGCGTTCCAGTGCGGCTTCTGCGTCTTCGTGCTGAGCAACTACATGAAGGCGCTGCCGCACGAGCTGTACGAGGCCGCGATGGTCGACGGGGCCAGCGTGTGGCGGCAGTACTGGCAGGTGACCATGCCGCTGTGCCGACCGGCCCTGGCCGCGCTGGCCACGCTGGAGGTCACCTGGATCTACAACGAGTTCTTCTGGGCGACCGTGCTGATGCGTACCGGCGACAAGTTCCCGGTGACCAGCTCGCTGAACAACCTGCGCGGCCAGTTCTTCACCGACAACAACCTCGTCTCGGCCGGCTCGGTGCTGGTCGCGATCCCCACCCTGGTGATCTTCTTCCTGCTTCAGAAGCAGTTCGTCCGGGGCCTGACGCTGGGAGCCTCCAAGGGATGA